The DNA region CGCTTggtgtctgtctgtctctcaCTACATGTTTTCAAGTCGCTGAACGACCATAATGTcactcttctccctcaagaGAGCGGCGTTGGCTGccctttctttttgttcGCTCGCTGCTACCGTTCAAGGATCACCCATTCCATCTCCAAGTGAGGTCGAAGTCACCATACGACAGTCTGGTGGTTACAAGAATATTGTTTATTTTACCAACTGGGTGAGATATGAATGTCATATTGTCCTGAAGAATAATCGAGGCTGACTCCGATCTTGCACAAGGGCATCTATGGACGTAACTACCAACCTGCCCAGCTGCCGGCGTCACAAATTACTCATGTTCTCTATTCCTTTGCCAATCTTCGACCCGATGGCGAGGTCTATCTTTCAGACACCTATGCCGACCTAGACAAGCACTACCCCGACGACTGTATGTTGtttcccccttcttctttctttttgattTTTGATTGTTTACTTACCCCTAGCCCGCCCCTTTTTCACGACGCCCAACCGCTTACCTAATGTGTCTTAGCATGGAGCGAGCCCGGCCGCAATGTCTACGGCTGCGTCAAACAGCTCTTTCTCCTCAAGAAATCCAACCGCCACATGAAAgtcctcctcagcatcgGCGGATGGACGTACTCCACCAACTttgcctccgccgcctcaacCCCGGCCTCGCGGGCCCGCTTCGCCGACTCCGCCGtccgcctcctcgccgaCTTGGGTTTCGACGGCCTGGACATCGACTGGGAATACCCCGCCAGCTCTGGCGAGGCGGCCAACTATGTGCTCCTCCTTCAGGCGGTCCGGTCCGCCCTCGACTCCTACTCCGCTACCCACGCCAGCAACTaccacttcctcctcaccatcgccagccCGGCCGGACCGACCCACTACAACACCATGCAGCTGCGATCCATGGCCAACTACCTCGACTTCTTCAACTTGATGGCCTACGACTACGCCGGCTCCTGGGACTTCCGCGCCGGCCACCAAGCCAACATCTACCACACAAACGACACCGCCACCCCATATTCGACCGAGCGTGCCGTGTCGGACTACATCTCGGCCGGCATCCCCGCGTCCAAGATCGTGCTCGGCATGCCAATCTACGGGAGGGCCTTCACCAACACAAACGGACTGGGGCAGGCCTATTCCGGCGTCGGCGGCGGGAGCTGGGAGAATGGCGTGTGGGATTACAAAGACCTACCCAAGCCCGGAGCACAGGTCGTGTACGACGCCGCGGCGAGCGCCACGTACAGCTATGACCCGGCCAAAAGGGAGCTCATCTCCTTTGACACGGTCGAGATGATCCAGAGAAAGGTTGCGTACCTCAAGCAGAGAGGGCTCGGGGGCAGTATGTTCTGGGAGGCGTCTGCTGACCGGACCGACGGGCAGAGCTTGATTGGGACCAGCTTTCGGGAGCTGGGGGGCATCGATTCGAGTCCAAACCAGCTCAGATTCCCTGACAGTCAGTATGAGAATCTGCGGGCGGGGTTTGTTTGAAGGGCTGGGTGTTTGGGaaagggtggggggtgtgagGAGAAGAATAACACGATCCTCCTGACGACCGGTGATATTCTCTGatttctgcttctttttcttcttctggattCCAGATTTTTTGTTCATCGAGGGGGTCCTTTCCTATCGGGATTACTGTATGATCATGACGATAACGATGAATGAGTGTACATTAAATAAGCGTTATTTTGAATCAAGTCCATgctttgctgttgctgtgaaTGTTGCCTGTCCTGACCCGCACCCATCTCATAACTTGGATGGTCCCTTGTTCTGCTTGATGTTTCGCGTCTTCCCGCACGTTCAAGCTGCGTATGAGAGATCAGAAGAAAAGTCATGATTGGCTCAAGCCATTTCCCGTCCGGGCCTTTTCTCCCGTTGTAGCGTCCATGAGTGGACGAGGGAGAAAATTCAAGGTAAGATTCCTCTGTAATAAAATCTCTATTCAAGCCAATAATAGCTGTTGTTTGATGTCTTGAACGACCCGCAAGGGTCAGTGCAGATAACAGGGTGAAAAGAAAGCAACTTGGCTGTTGCCGGCTGAGACAGTCTCCGCCCTGCAGTTCTGGTTTCTTTTCGTTTGGTCGAAGGAACTTCTGGTCACATGGTAAGTGCATCCGGCGGCCTGGTCTCATGGCAAAACGTTTCTTGCCAGGCCATCGCCAGTGCATGGCAACTGCAAGCCTTGCTGATCATAGTTGCTGGCGGGTCCAATGATCATTCTGGCTCACCTGCGTGTATGCTGACAATCAGAACACCCGGCCGAGTATCCTCGAAATTCAACGTCTTCTGTCCTATATCCGGAACATGATCCATGAGAGGCGGTGAGGCAGTGCTTGATATCTCGCAACTGAATGGTTGTTATAAATTCGAGGAAATTGAAAAGAAAGCACATGTAGTTAGGTATGTGACATCCGATGGAGTGAGCATATGAAtaaataggtaggtagaggAGTCTTATACTATGACCACGTGCAGGGGTTAGTGTATGAAAATGAGGGCAGATGAAGGAAGCTGTACTACACCCAAGTCCTTCCCTCCAGATGGAAAAGAACACGGGAGTCGTTCCGGTTGGTGCCTTGGGTAATTATCTCGAACGGGATAAAATGATCGGTCTGGGAGTCCCGAAAGGTGCCAGCCTGTGTCGATCTTATCATCACAGACACCCTATTGCATCTTTACTCACAATGGGATGCTAAGGATGCCGTCATCAAAAGGTACAGGTGGAAGACGTGAGCCGACAGAATGAATGTCACATCACCGGTGCCCTTTTCCGAGACAGAGCTGGACTAGATATGCCTTGTCCAGCTGGTTATCGTGACAGTCGTCGTGATAGGGAACAGAATCAGGGGGGCACGGCCCGATTTCCAGGGCCTTGGGGTCAAGGAGACATGGGAAGAAATTGAAAAGTTGAATGGGTGTGAGGTCAATGGCTGCTGATAGGCTGTGCCGCCATGGAACCGAATAATTGGTGCATTGAACTTCTGATCTGTTGTCGGtcaaggttggtggtggcagagaGAGGAGAAGTTGGGCGGCATGTACAGATTGAAGGACGACCTTGGTACCACAATGGCGTCTGAACAGACTGCCCAGCTTGTGTTGGTGCACCAAACGATTCCTGGGACCATGATTACCACTGCTGTGGGTGGGACAAGAGGAGAGGTGCCGAGGAGAAAAGTGGCTGCGGCTCAGCACCACACGAACTTGGGGTTGATCCATATCTGCGGGTTTCTGCCGGTCCCTTCCAGGCTGGAGCGCCAAAGGCTCTCGGGGATTCGTTGTACAGACTTGTTAAATCAGACATTGCCATTGGTTGGATGCTCCCGGTTTTTTTTATTTGATGGCGGAAAATAACCCCTCACGGTTGCGCAATGCCTAGAGAGGCGCCGATCCTCTTCTGAGTATGCACCGGTTCCCCGTCGTCCATGGCTCGTCCGGTCCTTAGCGAGCGATGCAATGGCCGGTGATGATATGTTGTGTGTGTCTCCCTTGTTGGGTTGTTCATGGTACCGTGGTCAAGGATCTCGCCAGAGGAACAGACAGGGCTGACGGAATCAACACAAGGATGTTGATGCAACATTGTTTAGTCTTGGTCGGGAATTTGTTGAAGCCAAGCCGGGAATCCAACGGGCAGATCAGAGCAAGGCAAGCTCAGAAGACGTATGCGAAGTTCATATGAAGCACAGGCTGATAATGATGAGAGAAGAGTCGTTGAGGAAATCGGCATCCGCTGGAGAATGCAGGCTGCCATGCAACCAAACCTGCAGCTGCAGGATGGCCGCTTGTTAGGTCGTGGAGCCAACATGCAGCGAACATCTGCCAACTGCCATCTGATCTGCTGCATGAACTGGCGCGTTGATGGCAGTTGGGGACGATGCTGCTTGTGGAAATGCGCGGCGTCCATGTCTCGCTCAGCGGCAGTTGCAAGCTGAAATGGGCAACTCCAAGCATCAGAAAACAGGAACAGCCCAGCCCAAAGTGGACACGAGCAAGCCCCGGGAGCATGATTCAGTTCCCACTTGGGACGCCCTGGGAGATCCCAGTCTGGGATCTGGGGATGTCGATCAGAGCCGCTAGCGGCCTAGATGGTGAACGCACGCACTCTTCGGTCAGGCTTGGAGCGCAACGGCCCGAACAGAAGGCAGAAGGGTGCTGAAAACCAAATGATCAATAAGTATCTCTCTGTTGAGATGCGATACCTGGGTCTACGGCCCAGCACCCTGGAAAGCGATGGTCCCAAATCCCAGacagcccccccccccctcacacCCTCCCTGTCCCTCTCAAGCTGCCCACCAGAGAATAGTGTACCTAGCTGTGGGGATAGATACTTGCTCCGATGGGTTCGCGGGAGTGGAGTGTTGAGAACGGGTCCAGAGGGAGATCGGTGGCTGGATACCATGGCTAGTCTTTCGATACAATTATACACCGCTCTCTGCTCTGCCCTTTGGTCGGCCGCCATCGCCGATATGTATGTACCGTATGTAGGTATGATTACGGCAGGGCAGGCAGGTGCAACCCATCTTGGAGTCGGGAACCTGCATCTGTCCAGagtgggaaggagaagatctCTCGTGCCAGTCTGTGACATCCACACCCGTCGACCTTGTATAACTGGGCCTAGAGAACCCTGCATCTGTCAAGGCAGttcccctcccacttctTGCACAGTTCAGATTGCATTTGCTCACCAGACACCGGCCGTCTTGCTTCTACAACCCATCTATTCTCTCCATCTTGCCCGTGCATAGACACTGCCAGCCTACCATCCACTCGGTGCTCACCATGACTGCTGCCCGTCGCACAAGAAGTGCAGTTGGCACGACCGACCGGGCACCACGGCAGCTCCCCGGATCCGCCTGCGAGGCATGCCAGAAGCGCAAAGTACGATGTAAGAATTCATGTACACCAATCCAACGTTTCCGTTTCGTACTGACCAAAACCCCAGGTGATAGGAAAAGTCCTTGTGGGACTTGCAAAGATGGCGGTCTCGTGTGTGAAATCAACACCCAACGACGACCACGGGGCCCCAAGAAGGGCGAACTCAACAACCTTCGAAGTCAAGTTGGTGTGTGTTTAAATCGTGTTGGTGTGTACTAtggcctccccctccccatcgccATGTCGCTTCTTGCACATGATGCTGACTGTGCTCAATAGTGGCTCTGGAACGACGCCTCAGTCTTGATCCCACTGAAGAAGCGTTGACCCTCGCTACTCAGTTTTCAGAAGCCCCGCCCGTGCCCGAAATGCCATCTGCAAGCTCGGCCTCAGATCAGGACTTTTCGCAGTTTCCGTCACCATCATGTCAAAGAAGGCCTTCCTGGGAGAGCGATATCCATATCGCCATGTCTCCCATGACACCTAGCTCCCTTCCGATGGGCTTCTCGACTTTCCAgttccctccctctccccaatccccaccGAGATGCGCATTTGTCGATGATCTGATGCAAGCGGATCTGTATGTTCTTACTATTTCCCCCAGATACTTCTTCGATGTGACTCCTGACCTGAACGTGTTGCAGTGACCAGCTGTATTTCGACCGGGTCCACCCAAATGTGCCCATCTTCAGCCAGTCGCGGTATTTTGCCAGATCTCGGCAGATTTCCATGATGGATGGGCCGAATTACTTGCTGTGTCTGCAGTATGCCATGTGGACATTGGCAATGTCGTTTTCGTCGCAGTTTGAAAGTTCGCGGGATCTCTTCTACAAGGAAACCCGCCATATGCTCGAAAACCTGGACCTCCACGAGGACGACATGAACACGGTGCGGGTGGAACAAGTGCAAGCGTGGCTTCTGCTTGCCTTCTACGAGTTCGCACGGTGCAACTACCGGCGTGCCTGGATCACGGCCGGCAGGGCCTTTAGGCTTGTCCAACTTGCACGGCTCCACGAGGTTGATATTTCGGAGAATGCGGCTGAATGCGACGACGCTTTTTCAAGGGAGGAAAAGCGTAGAACATTCTGGGTTGCATATTATCTGGATCGGCTTCTGTGTATCAGAAACCGTAGGCCGTTGACGCTGATCGAAGAAATGGTAGGTCCCGTCACCATCCCTGCGCATCTTGCTGATCCTCATCTCCGAACCGCAACTAATAACATCATGCCAGATCTGTACCAGACTCCCGTCTTCAGACCTCGCCTTTCAGGGCGACAGTCCCGTTCAAGAGCGGTTTCTGGAAGAAGTCTTTGCATCCGGGGACCACAGCCTCTTGTCGCCTCTGGCCGAGTCTGCCATTCTGCTCACGATATTTGGTCGTGCAGTATCGCAATGCCAGGCCCAACGAACGCAATCGACATATGCAAGCGCATCACTGGAGTTCTGGATGCGTCACGAATGGGTCAAAAACACGCTGAGCTCGTCTTTGAATTCGTTGATGGTCAACCACCCAGTCATCTCAGCAGCAGAGCCGATGCTGTTCTTTTCCACCATGATGGCGCACGCCGTCAAAATCTACATGTGCCAGATTGTCGAGTCCACATCCCACGAGGAATCATGTCGACCCAACGTGGTAGAGTGCCAGAACCAAGCCATGCACGCGGCAAGGGAGATCGCGAGACTGGTCAAAGCCCACGAGCACATCCCCTATTTCAAGGTGAGACACACTTTCTCTCGAGCACATGGCATCATCAGAACACAAACTAATGCATCTTCCACGAGATAGGCCCATATTTTCCTCCCGCTCGCCATCTTTTTGGCCGCGTCAAGGCTCATGGCACATCCAAACCGTGTGGTGGAGAACATGCAAGCACTTACGCCGCCAGGGTCTTCATGTTATCAAGGGATGGAAGTCAAGGACGGCATCAATGCCGAGTTTCAGTGTTGCATGAAAGCGCTGAGGAGAATGCAGAGCTTCAACAATCTTGCACGCGAATACTTGCTTGTGTTGGAGCCACAGGAGTCGTTTTCACTCACTGCTTTTCAGGGGGCTTTTCTCTGTGAATAGGTATATAATATCAGGCTTTGTAATATGTGCGAAGGGACACCCAATCAATAAGATATCCGTCCGTCATCATGCTGAGAGTCTGTTCCAATGTCATGTATGGTTGTTTGGCAAATACACCGCACAGCCAGGGGCTCGGGGATTCAGGACTGGCATGGTTGTGTGTTGATTCGTGAGCATTCAAGACAATTTAGATAGGGACATAGAAAGCCCCTTAAAAGACACTTCATGATGAATGAGATCTTGCCTCATGATGCGACGATGCCAACCCCACCTATTCAAGCTCAGTCATGCGTACATGATCGACACCCTTGCTTGGTTCGCAGACAGCCCCCTGACAGGACCCTCCATCAATACTTCTTATTTGCGCGGCTTTCTCCATCATTCACCATTAAACAGACTTGGATACCTAGGTATGTAGTCTGACaagcagaaaaaaacagACGTGTGGTATGACATGGAGGTCGGGCATCAGGTCAAGCTGGACGTCAAATGGCAGTTGCATCTTCATGGTTGCACCGCATCAGTTCGTACCGGCTCGTTGGTACCCAAGACATTATCGTAAGCAACACGTCGTCATCCTATACTCATCCAGGACAACATTTCCAATCAATCTGCCTGGCATATGTCGTGATTTGGAAAAAGTgcgaggaaaagggggtggtcaGCAACAAACAAGGTGGAATGATCGACATATTTCGCCAACAAACAACACTTGACCATGGTGTCGGATTTGCTGATACCACCTCAAAGTTGTCAGATTTCGACAAATCGGGGCACATCGGAAGTTTGTGCTCATCGCCCAGGCgcgccagcagcaaggaTGGCCAGATCACAGCTCAACATGCTGCAAGCACGATCGGGGCGTCGGGGATCTGCAAGATGATCGACAAACGCAGCTCCACTGCCAAAGCTGTTCAGCTGACAGACAGTTCGTGAGTCTGGTGTCAAACGACCCGCAACGGTGCACGTTGGGACAGGAAACGTTTTGTAACCATTCGCTATCGACGggctggccatcaaggtacCCAAGGTACCCAAGGTCCAACCAAGTCAGAACTGGTGCAAAGAAGATCTCAACATCCCACAGTCGAAGCAAGGAGGAGCAATGAGAATTGGTTCAAGATGCCAAACCAGCCAGTTGGCTCAACGCGGTTAAAAATCCTAAAAAACCATCCAAGAACTCCATGATCCAGCTTTCCAAAGCaaacaaccaaaccaaaccacaTAGACAATCCAACCAAAATGGTACAAAAACTACTACCAACATGAAAAATTacaagagaagagaaaacacGCAAACACACACAATACTGACGGCAAAACAATGTAGCCAACCCGCCGCAACAACATcgtcctcaaccccccagaATGGCGGTGCCGACATGACTACTCCTGGCTGCCACCGCCCCCGCTAGAGCAGTGATAGACGGGCTCTGCATGATATCAAAGATCGACAGGTCTGCCCCAGCCTTCATGGACAGCATGTTGCGGAGCTCCACCGCAACAAGAGAATCCACACCAAAGTCCGCCAACGACTTCGAGGGGATGATATCGTCCTTCGGGATCATGAAAATGTCCACCAGCTTCTTGGTAATCCCGCTCACCACAGCCTCCGCTGCATCGTCGAATGTCGAAGCGGATGCTAGCTTGCTCGCCAAATCACCAGATCCAGATTTGTTGGACATCTGGCCGCCCTCCTGTTCCGTCTTCTGGTACCGAAGCTGTGAGAAGCGCGCGTCCCACCGCAGAGGAGAGTCCTCTGTCTGTCCCGCTGGCCCAGTGTTGATGCCGAGCATGAGGGCTCCCGCAAGGGGGGTCGCGATCGCCGAGTCGATTGCAGCAAGGATCTCGCTCTCGCGCAGACCCATGAAGCCATGTCGCTGGAGTGCTTCGATGGTTTTGGCAGACTCTTGTTCTTCCGCCAGATACCCCACAGACTTGACAATGCCTAGATCGATGGAAACCGCTGGTAGACCACGCGCCACTCGATGCTGAGCAAGTGCATCCTGGAAGGTGCCACCAGCTGAGTAGTTGGACTGACTGGCGAAGCCAACAACGCCGACAAGTGAGGAGAGCATGATGTAAAAGTCGAGATCGCCCTCACCAGAAAAGTACTGGTGCAGGTTCCAACTGCCGTGCAGCTTGGGATGGAGGGCGGCATTGTAGTCCTCGAGAGTCATGTTGTCCAGGACAGAGTCCTGTGATGAGGTTAGCAACTGCTGTGTAAATGAAAAAGACTTCTCATACCTTAAGCTGCATTCCCCCGTGGATGACACCCTTGATGGATGGTGCTCCTGTCCTGGCATACTTTGCGAGCGCCCTGTTGAGCTCCTTCATGTTGGATATGTCGCAGCCAAGTCCCACGACCTTGACCTGGTGACCAACAGCGCTGATAAGTTCGGTCTGAAGCTGATCTGCCTTTCCAAAGCTATCTGCACTGCGAGACATGACGGCGATGTGTTGGGCGCCATGTTCCGCAAGCCAGTGACACACTGATCGCCCAATACCGCCAAATCCACCGACCACAAGATACGAAGCGTCGGTACGAAGGCGAGCGTTTAACTTGCGCGGGACAACCTGGAGGGTAATATTGTCAGTGGCCCTGTAATATCACGTGAAAAGGGGTCAACATACCGGAACCATGGTCTCGTCATCGACGGCCAGCACAATCTTTCCTATATGTTTGCCAGCTTGCATCAGGCGGAAAGCCTTCCCAACATCAGAAAGGGGTAGGACTGAGATGGGATAGACTGTATTGATCTCCTTCTCAGCAACCATTCGCACAATGTCCTTCATGATCCGGTTGGCTTCCATTGGTTTGCACTCACCCAGTGCGATGACATCGACACTGGAAAAGGAAACCGCTCTCGTGAAAGCTTCCATTCCTAGACTGTTGTTGAGCTCAAAATCCTTTTTCCCAATCTCGACGAATCGGCCAAACGGTGCAAGGCAGTTGAAGCTTGCCTGCAGTAACGTCCCAGCAAGCGAGTTCAGTACCACGTCCACTCCTTTGCCACCGGTCATCTCCTTGACACCAGAGGCAAAAGACACATCACGGCTTGAAAAGATGTGATCGGAATGGATACCAAAGTGCTCCATAACAAACTTGCGCTTCTCCTCTGAGCCAACTGTGACAAAAACCTCGGCCCCAACCCGTTGGGCAAGCATCACAGCCGCCTGACCAACACCTCCCGTGGCCGAGTGAATGAGAACAGTCTCGCCTCTCTGAAGTCTGGCATTGTCGTAGAGAGAAACGTAGGCGGCCACAAACTGAGTGGGAAGCGAAGCAGCTGTCTCAAAACCCATGTCCCTAGGAATGTGAACGGCACTGGTCCAGTGAATCCTGGTACGGCTCCCGTAGTGTCCCCTGAGCAGCACTGAGACACGATCCCCAGGTTTGTAGCCAttcgcagcagcaacagaacCGACTCGAGTGACAACACCTGAACAGTCGTACCCCATGACTCGAGACTTCAGCTGACCTATCACAACCATCACGTCGCGGAAGTTGACACCAAAAGCTCTGGGCTCAATTTCGACAAAGTCCTCGGGCAGTTCTTCGAGTGCgctggcatcatcatcaaaggcGAGGGTGTCGAGAAGTCCAGTCGTACCAATGGTGAGACGCAGAGGGCGGTCCTGTTGTATGAATGGCTCCAGTGGATGTACAGACTGCTCGGCTGGGCGACGGAAGACATTGTTGTTTCGGCAAACATC from Podospora pseudocomata strain CBS 415.72m chromosome 3, whole genome shotgun sequence includes:
- a CDS encoding hypothetical protein (COG:B; antiSMASH:Cluster_1; EggNog:ENOG503NZED): MTAARRTRSAVGTTDRAPRQLPGSACEACQKRKVRCDRKSPCGTCKDGGLVCEINTQRRPRGPKKGELNNLRSQVGVCLNRVVALERRLSLDPTEEALTLATQFSEAPPVPEMPSASSASDQDFSQFPSPSCQRRPSWESDIHIAMSPMTPSSLPMGFSTFQFPPSPQSPPRCAFVDDLMQADLDQLYFDRVHPNVPIFSQSRYFARSRQISMMDGPNYLLCLQYAMWTLAMSFSSQFESSRDLFYKETRHMLENLDLHEDDMNTVRVEQVQAWLLLAFYEFARCNYRRAWITAGRAFRLVQLARLHEVDISENAAECDDAFSREEKRRTFWVAYYLDRLLCIRNRRPLTLIEEMICTRLPSSDLAFQGDSPVQERFLEEVFASGDHSLLSPLAESAILLTIFGRAVSQCQAQRTQSTYASASLEFWMRHEWVKNTLSSSLNSLMVNHPVISAAEPMLFFSTMMAHAVKIYMCQIVESTSHEESCRPNVVECQNQAMHAAREIARLVKAHEHIPYFKAHIFLPLAIFLAASRLMAHPNRVVENMQALTPPGSSCYQGMEVKDGINAEFQCCMKALRRMQSFNNLAREYLLVLEPQESFSLTAFQGAFLCE
- the CHT4_2 gene encoding Chitinase 4 (EggNog:ENOG503NW3A; antiSMASH:Cluster_1; COG:G; CAZy:GH18) produces the protein MSLFSLKRAALAALSFCSLAATVQGSPIPSPSEVEVTIRQSGGYKNIVYFTNWGIYGRNYQPAQLPASQITHVLYSFANLRPDGEVYLSDTYADLDKHYPDDSWSEPGRNVYGCVKQLFLLKKSNRHMKVLLSIGGWTYSTNFASAASTPASRARFADSAVRLLADLGFDGLDIDWEYPASSGEAANYVLLLQAVRSALDSYSATHASNYHFLLTIASPAGPTHYNTMQLRSMANYLDFFNLMAYDYAGSWDFRAGHQANIYHTNDTATPYSTERAVSDYISAGIPASKIVLGMPIYGRAFTNTNGLGQAYSGVGGGSWENGVWDYKDLPKPGAQVVYDAAASATYSYDPAKRELISFDTVEMIQRKVAYLKQRGLGGSMFWEASADRTDGQSLIGTSFRELGGIDSSPNQLRFPDSQYENLRAGFV